The following nucleotide sequence is from Halobacillus mangrovi.
AATTAATGAAACCCAAATGAACTTCAAAGGTAAGGATGGGGAAGTATTAGGGACTGCACCGATGATCTATGCGGTTCCTAGTGTAGTAGGTCCTGGTGAAACAGCTTTTATTTCAGAAAGTACAATTCTAGAGGGAATCAGTGATGCCGAAAGTTATGGAGAAACTACGTATAACTTTGGTTTTGATAAAACGGATCAATCACCTAATTTATTAGAAACCTCAGGAATTAAAGGGACTATAGGTGACGAATATTCCAATCCTTATAAAGTAACTGGTCTTGTTAAAAATACCACTGGAGAAAAACAAGATGATATTCAGCTTGCAGCAGCATTGTTTGATAAAGATGGAAAGTTATTAGGGGTTTTAAATGGCTCAGTGGATGTAGGAGTAAATTCAGGAAGCGAAGCTGGGTTTGAACTTAACTATCCTGAGATCCCTCGTGATGTAGCCGAAAAAGTTGAAAATATAGAAGTAAAAGCTTATGGATGGACTTGGTAATTATTGAAAAGGCAGCCTTTAACGGAGGCTGCCTTATTTTATTTTTAAAAAAAATACACAAAGAAGAGGTTCTTTTGAATTGATCATTTATCCAAGTGAAATAATTTCTAGTGTTGATCGTACCGCTTGTTTTGTCGGTATGTAGCCCTCTCTCATAATCTATCAAGGGAAGTTTTGTAGAATAATAGCTTTGTTTAAGAAACCTATAGACCCCTTCATTTTCTGGTGGTATTCTTTTTTTACAACAAAATAGGGTAAGGAGAAGGATGCTTATGAAGCGATCTGAAACGATTGGTTTGGTAGTCATTGGTTATGCTCTCTTATGCTTTTTTATTTTTTCGTTTTCCGGGATTGCAAGTGCTGAGGAATCGCATAAAATCTTATTAGAGAAACCCATTCAGTCTCCAATAAAGCCTATAGAGCCCCAACAAACAACGTTTGATAAGAACAAAAAGCTAAGCGAAAGAGAAATTCAGGAACGATTCTCAGAAATCGATGCTTCCTATGACTTACATGAACCTTTCTCTCCAGAAGATGCCGAGTTCATAAGAGCCTATGCCACCATACCTATCACCTCCTCCACGCCTTCGTATATGGAAAGTTTAGATTCACCTGATGAATCCTTCACATTCACAGGATCCAATAGTAAGTCTTTTGATAGATATAAATCTTCCAATGGTGTATCTCTAAATTTTTACGGAAGAATATATTCCGACATCAACATTTTTACCCACTCTTACAGAGGGAACGTAAAGTCTAAAATCTACAGAGGCAGCAGTAAAGTGAGAGAAATAAAGAATGTCATCACCAATACCGCCTACGGATTGGTTGGAAGTTCAGGCACGTACGTAGGGATCGTTTATAAGGGGTCCATCGTTAGTTCATCCAACGACGCAAGGACATCCTGGAGCACGGATGAAACGAGGAAATACGGCGCTGTAGGAGTACTCTATACTCATACGAATGCATATTCTAAAATCACGACGACTACCGGAACGTTTACGCTATATGCCTTTTAAGGAGGAGTTTTTTTGCTAACAGTCAGCCCCATTGGTATTCTTATATTCTTATTTGTCATTGTAAGTATTTTCTTCTTAGTGAAACGCGTGATGAAAAAGAATTAAAAAAAGCATCGACACGGATGCTTTTTTATTTTTTGCTCTTTACCAGTGAAGTAAGGTCGTTTTTGGAAAAAGCCTATTCATAAAAAAGAGAGTATAGCACGACGGCTATCCTCTCCTTTAAATCTAAAATGATTCAACTTCTTTAAGAAACAGAAAAACTTTCCTCTTCCTTCACTCCATCTTTCTCCATAAACTCATCAAGCAGCGCACGCACTTCATCGGTGGAGTGTGTGTTCATCAGCTGATTTCTCAGCTCACTCGCTCCACGGAATCCGCGGACGTAAATCTTGAAAAAGCGGCGCAGCGGCTTGAAGAGACGAGGCTCCAGTTCTTCAGAATACTTATCATGAAGATCGAGCTGCAGGCGAAGAAGATCAAGCAGTTCTTCACTCGTATGCTCTTTCTTCTCTGTTTCGAAGCAGAACGGGTTATGGAAGACCCCGCGTCCGATCATGACGCCATCTACGCCGTATTTTTCCACGAGTTCTAGACCCTTCTGACGGTCAGGAATATCTCCGTTGATCGTCAGAAGCGTATCAGGGGCCACTTCGTCACGAAGCTTCTTGATCTCCGGAATCAGCTCCCAGTGAGCATCGACGTTACTCATTTCCTTTTTCGTACGAAGGTGGATGGACAGATTGACAATATCCTGTTCCAGAAGGTGTCTCAGCCAGTCGTGCCACTCGTCCACTTCCGTGTAACCGAGACGGGTCTTTACGCTTACAGGCAGTCCTCCCGCTTTGGCAGCCTGGATGATTTCCGCTGCGACATCCGGACGGCGGATCAGCCCGCAACCTTTCCCTTTCGTGGCGACATTCTGCGCGGGGCAGCCCATATTGATATCTATACCGCGATATCCCATTTCGGCCATACCGATACTCATTTGCCTGAAGTATTCGGGTTTATCTCCCCAAATATGGGCAACGATCGGCTGTTCATCTTCCGTGAACGTCAGACGCCCGCGTACGCTGTCTTTTCCTTTCGGATGGCAGTAGCTTTCCGTATTCGTAAACTCTGTAAAGAACACGTCAGGTCTGCCTGCTTCAGCCACGACATGGCGGAATACGACATCCGTCACGGCTTCCATCGGTGCCAGAACAAAAAACGGTTTCGGCAACTCATGCCAAAAATTTTCTTTCATAATATATCTGAACCCTTTCCTTAAGGGAAACCATGTTCCCAAAATTAAAAAGTAAAAATGTTTTTGTCTTATCCATTACCATTTAGGATGGATTTCAACCAAAATATATCATAATAGTATAACACGAAAAGTTCAAGGGAACGAATCCTCTAGTTTTTGGAAAGTGCCTGATCTGTGCTAAGTTAAAGGATGTGCACGGTAGCATCAGGTACTTCCAGAACCTTTCCTGTCAAACACCCATAGAATATAGGACAGGGAAGGGGGGGGATTACCATATATGAAAAGAACTTGTTGCAACGACTCATTGCCGTCGGACTCGAACTCATTGTCGCCGGCTTGATTGCCGCCTTATACACAGAATGGAACGACACCGGCCGGGGATATGAGCCGAATCCGATTTTTTGGAGAGCTTTCATCAGCACTCACATCTCTTTCTTACTCGCTATTCCACTGTTCGCAAACGGAAGGACACTGGGGATGCTGCTGACGAATTTGACGGCCACGTCCAACAACGGGAAGATACCGAACTTCTTCCAGATCATCTTGCGAGCTGTGTTCGGATTTGGACCTGTCATTCTCACCAACGGACTGTGGTACTTCGTTTCTATAATCACCGGTTTGATCGATAAAAAGGGACGTGGGTGGGGAGAATTTGTCTCCTATACGACTGTGAAACGAAAGGATCAGAATTTTGATTAAGTACTGACGACAATCAGTGCTTTTTTGTGTTCGCGGAAAATGATTTCCGTTGAAGCCTAAGCTGGTATGATCAGAATGAAACAGGTGAACTTCTTTTCTCATACATACATTCAGGTTTAGAGGGTAAAAAGGAAGAAGTTGGATCGATTGAGGAAGGAACAGTAAACATTTACTATAAAGGTCAATACGGTATAGCTTTTGTGAGAACCTGCGAAGAAGTAGATTTGCCATTGAACCTGGATCGGGAGAGAGAAATAGGAGAGACGAAAGGGGCATAATCAATGAAAAAACGAAGCTTAGGAAATACAGAAATCCAAGTGTCTGAGGTCGGATTTGGAGCATGGCAATTAGGTAATGAAAAAGACTGGGGAAAAATGACAGATGATGAAGCGATTCATCTCGTAAGTGAAGCTATGGATGCTGGCTGTAATTTCTTTGATACGGCCCCTAACTATGGATCCGGGAAAAGTGAAGAACTTCTTGGAAAAGCTTTTAAAGGAAAAAGGGATCAGGTGGTCATTAGCAGTAAATGCGGGCATGCTTCGAATGGGGAACAAACCTTCGAACCTGAAAAAATGATTTCTTCCGTAGAAGAAAGTTTGCGAAGGTTACAGACCGATTATCTTGATAGTCTTCTGCTTCATAACCCTCCCTTCTCATCGATTCATGGAGACAGTCCTCAGTTTGAAGTTCTGGAAAAACTAAAAGAACAAGGGAAGATTAGAGCATATGGAGCCTCGGTGGATACGGGGAAAGAGATGTACGAGCTATTAAATCAAACGGATAGTCAGGTCATTGAGGTAATGTTTAATATCTTTCATCAAGAGCCAGCTGAGGCGATCAAAGCTGCGGACAATCAAGGGGTTGGAGTGATTACCAAGGTTCCTCTCGATTCAGGCTGGCTGACAGGTAAGTATGATGCTACTAGTAGATTCAGCGGCATCAGAAGCCGGTGGAGTGTAGAAGAAATTGAAAGAAGAGGGAAATTAGTAGAACAAGTGCGTCATATTGTAGGAAATGATCGTTCTATGGTACAAGCAGCCCTGCAATTTATTCTTTCCTATACAGAAGTATCTACCGTTATCCCTGGTGCAAAAGATGTTCAGCAGTTCAACCAGAATATAGCTGCATCAGAAAGTAGATTATCAAAAGACATCATTAGAGAATTAAAAGATTTGTGGGCAGAGGAAATAAAAGAATTCGTGCTATCCTGGTAAAGAGTATCAAGGTAAAGGAATACTGGACAATTGTAGCCTGAACAAAAGAAAAGCCCCTCAGGTTTCCCGGAAAAGGGAAGCTTTGAGGGGCTCTTTTTATAAGCGTACGGTTGACACAATTATGTAAGCGCTTTACAATTATGTGTAACGGGTTACATATACGAAAAACATGATAAATTCTATTTTTTTACAACCATATGTAACGGGTTACACATTTCAGATCATAAAGGTAGTCGATAAAACTATGGCCACAATCAAAGACGTCGCACGGTTAGCGGAAGTATCAACAGCGACCGTTTCTCGTGTGTTAAACGGAAATGGATATGTACATCTCGAAACAAAAGAACGGGTGGCTAAAGCCATACAGCAATTAAACTATCGCCCCAATGATGTCGCGCGCAGCTTGTACAAAGGACGTTCAAAAATGATCGCCTTATTTGTGCCTGACATTATGAACCCATTCTTCCCTGAGCTTGCAAGAGCGGTGGAAGATATGGCCAAGCAGCACGAATATACCTTTGTTTTATGTAATACAGACGATGATCCAGAAAAGGAAATCGCTTATATCGAAGCATTAAAACAGAAGTCCCTGGACGGCATTGTTGTCGTATCGAGTACGATGTCCGGTGCATACATGAAAGACTTTGACCTTCCCGTCATCGCTTTAGACCGTATCCTTCATAAGGACCTGTCTTCTGTGACCGTCAATAACAAGGAAGGGGCGCTTCAAGCGGTTGAGTACTTAAAGGAAATAGGCTGCAAGCGGATCGCTCATATTGCTGGCCCAGAACACGTCAGCAATGCGAAGCAGCGGTTGAACGGGTACTTGGATGCTGTGAAACAGGAAGACTGGTTCAAATACAGCTATGTAGAACAAGGGGAGTACCATTTTGAAGAGGCCAAACAAGCGACGCAGCGGCTCTTAGAAAAGCATCCTGAAATTGACGGGCTGTTCGTCGCCAATGACCTGATGGGTGTCGGCGCGTTAAAAGCCGCAGAAGCCCTCGGGATTCGAGTACCAGAGGATTTGTCGATCATCGCTTTTGACGGCATTACCTTAGGTGAAACGACAACACCAACGTTAACGACAATGGCTCAGCCGATTTACAAAATTGGCGCAAGAGCAGCGGAAATGCTGATTCACCAAATTGAACAAATCGAACAAGAGAAACAAGATGAAGAATTCAAAGTGACACTAGTGGAAAGAGACTCAACGCGGAACAGGAGGGAAATCCATGACA
It contains:
- a CDS encoding FxLYD domain-containing protein, coding for MRKIILLFSLVFIMFLTACSNGEMAGDTNANASANNDENTKEKEETKEESEAKLEIVQSTGGAWKDSIDTVWVHSSAVFENTGDIPVEINETQMNFKGKDGEVLGTAPMIYAVPSVVGPGETAFISESTILEGISDAESYGETTYNFGFDKTDQSPNLLETSGIKGTIGDEYSNPYKVTGLVKNTTGEKQDDIQLAAALFDKDGKLLGVLNGSVDVGVNSGSEAGFELNYPEIPRDVAEKVENIEVKAYGWTW
- a CDS encoding tRNA dihydrouridine synthase, producing the protein MKENFWHELPKPFFVLAPMEAVTDVVFRHVVAEAGRPDVFFTEFTNTESYCHPKGKDSVRGRLTFTEDEQPIVAHIWGDKPEYFRQMSIGMAEMGYRGIDINMGCPAQNVATKGKGCGLIRRPDVAAEIIQAAKAGGLPVSVKTRLGYTEVDEWHDWLRHLLEQDIVNLSIHLRTKKEMSNVDAHWELIPEIKKLRDEVAPDTLLTINGDIPDRQKGLELVEKYGVDGVMIGRGVFHNPFCFETEKKEHTSEELLDLLRLQLDLHDKYSEELEPRLFKPLRRFFKIYVRGFRGASELRNQLMNTHSTDEVRALLDEFMEKDGVKEEESFSVS
- a CDS encoding RDD family protein, encoding MQRLIAVGLELIVAGLIAALYTEWNDTGRGYEPNPIFWRAFISTHISFLLAIPLFANGRTLGMLLTNLTATSNNGKIPNFFQIILRAVFGFGPVILTNGLWYFVSIITGLIDKKGRGWGEFVSYTTVKRKDQNFD
- a CDS encoding aldo/keto reductase, which produces MKKRSLGNTEIQVSEVGFGAWQLGNEKDWGKMTDDEAIHLVSEAMDAGCNFFDTAPNYGSGKSEELLGKAFKGKRDQVVISSKCGHASNGEQTFEPEKMISSVEESLRRLQTDYLDSLLLHNPPFSSIHGDSPQFEVLEKLKEQGKIRAYGASVDTGKEMYELLNQTDSQVIEVMFNIFHQEPAEAIKAADNQGVGVITKVPLDSGWLTGKYDATSRFSGIRSRWSVEEIERRGKLVEQVRHIVGNDRSMVQAALQFILSYTEVSTVIPGAKDVQQFNQNIAASESRLSKDIIRELKDLWAEEIKEFVLSW
- a CDS encoding LacI family DNA-binding transcriptional regulator, whose amino-acid sequence is MATIKDVARLAEVSTATVSRVLNGNGYVHLETKERVAKAIQQLNYRPNDVARSLYKGRSKMIALFVPDIMNPFFPELARAVEDMAKQHEYTFVLCNTDDDPEKEIAYIEALKQKSLDGIVVVSSTMSGAYMKDFDLPVIALDRILHKDLSSVTVNNKEGALQAVEYLKEIGCKRIAHIAGPEHVSNAKQRLNGYLDAVKQEDWFKYSYVEQGEYHFEEAKQATQRLLEKHPEIDGLFVANDLMGVGALKAAEALGIRVPEDLSIIAFDGITLGETTTPTLTTMAQPIYKIGARAAEMLIHQIEQIEQEKQDEEFKVTLVERDSTRNRREIHDNN